CTCGTCGAGCGGTCCGAGCATTACTGGTCCTCTCCGATGAGACGTTTCATCAATCCGGCGTGGTAGAACAGCGACTCCACGTCGTCGGGCTTTTCGGTTTCGCCGAAGTGCACTCGTCGCGCACCGGTGCGCATGAACACGCAAGCCCACATCACACCCGAGTACACGTAGAACCAGCGCAGGTCACCCACTTCGACGCCGGACAGGCGCTGGTAGGTGGCGCGGACGTCTTCCTCGCGCATCACATCGGGCAATCCCGGAAGTCCTGCGAGTCCGGTGAGCTCTTGAAAAACCATGTGCGCGTAGATCATCCACGCGACGTCGAGCTCGCGCGGACCTAGGGTCACCATCTCCCAGTCCAGTACCGCCACCGGTTGGAAGTCGCGGTACAAGACGTTGCCCACTCGGGCGTCGCCCCATAGCAGCACGGGCTCACGCGCGGCCACTTCCGTCGGCCAGTTGTCTTCTAGCCACACGAATGTTCGTTCCAGCAGCGGCGATGGGCCGATGTCCGGCACCGCGAAGTCGTACCAGCCCCGCACCCAGTTGTAGTGCCGGCGCAGCGCAGTATCACCCTCGCCCTCGGAAAGGAACCCGAACGTGTTCTCCGCGTTAGGGATTGAGTGCAGCTTCGCCAGCACCCCAGTGGTGGCATCCTGGAGTTCGCGCTGCCGCTCGACGGGCGCGTCGGCGAACCAGTTGTTGCCGAACGTGTAGGGCATCACGTCGGGCGGTACCTCACCCGCGACGTAGTCCATCACGAAGAAGGGCGTACCCAAGACCTCGCCGGTGGGCTCGAGCCAGCGCACCGGCGGCACGGGGACCTCGGTGAGCTCGCCCACCTTCCGGATCACTTCGAATTGGTGGTCAAGCCGATAGGTGGGAAAGACCTGCACGTCGTCAACGCTGGGCGCGACCCGCGTCACCAGCTTCTGCTCGATCGACTGACCGCCGTCGCGCCAGCGGGCGGTCAGGATGATGGTTTCCGAGGACATGCCCGTCGAGTCGATGCCGCTCTCGACGGTGACGTCGGGCGACGCTCCGTCGGGCAGGACTGTGGACAGCCATTTCGACATCACCGCCGGCAACGTCGTGACGTCGCGGCTGGAGCGCTGAAGTCGGTCGACGTTGTCGAGCACGGGTTCATTGGCCACGGGGTGCCTCCTTCGTTGAGACCTTTCGCGGCAATTACGATACGGTAGGTAGCGTTATGAAAGCAGACCCGTCCGGCCTTGACAAGGCCCCAGGTGCCGGGCGCCCCCGGGATCCGCGTATTGACTCTGCCATCCTTGCGGCGACCGCGGAACTGCTTGTGGAAATCGGCTATTCGAACCTCACCCTGGCCGCCGTCGCCGAGCGGGCCGACACCACGAAATCGGCGCTGTATCGCCGGTGGTCGAGCAAGGCGGAATTGGTGCATGAAGCGGCGTTTCCGACCGCGCCCAGCGCGCTCGAGGCCCCGGCCGGCGACTTTGCCGCCGATCTGCGGATGATGATCGAGGCGACACGGGATGTGTTCACCACTCCGGTGGTGCGGGCCGCGCTGCCGGGTCTGGTGGCGGACATGACGGCCGACCCCGAACTCAACGCGCGGGTGATGTCGCGCTTCACCGGGCTGTTCGCCGCGGTGCGGTCACGGCTGGGCGAGGCCGTCGACCGAGGTGAAGCGCATCCCGACGTGGATCCAGACCGCTTGATCGAGTTGATCGGGGGTGCGACGATGCTTCGGATGTTGCTGCGCCCGGACGAGAAGCTGGATGACGCGTGGGTGGAGCAGACCACCGCCATCGTCGTGCATGGGGTAACGCGATGACGCAGCGACTTGCTGGGCGCGCGGCGATCGGCACCGAACAAGTGTGGGATGACCGCCTGCCGGGAACCATCGGTGAGACCGTCGGCGCCATCGAGGTGGGGGTGGGGACTGGCCGCGTCGGAAGATGAATTCGCGCGGGCGGCAGTGCAATTGACGTTCGTGGAACCGGTCACCGTCACGAGCCGCACCCTCGGCCACCGCGAGGTTCGCTACGGCAGCTTCCGGCCGTTTACGCCTGCCTAGCGATTTTCCCGCCTGACGTGCAAGTATGAATCAAGCCTGTGCCGCAACGGCAAGGAAGACCGGCGAGTGGTGTGCCATATGCCCGATAAGCCGACGGGGCGCGTCGTAGCCCTCATCGTGCTGTTGATCGTCGCTGCCGGTGCCCTGCACGGCTATCTTCCGGCTCGCGATCGCGCGGCGCACGCCGAATCCGGCAGTGGGCGGGCGGCGCTGGTCTTCGTCGTCGTCCTGCTCAGTGCGGCTCTCGCGTTGCTGGCGGTCGCGGTTATCGCGCGACTACGAGATCCGCGTGCGGCGGCGCCGAAGACGGGGGACCTGTCCGAAATGCTCGGCACCGGCATCGGGCGACCGAGTTGGCGGGTGTTGTTGATCGGGCTCGCGGTGATCGCCGCGTGGCTGTTGATTGCGATGCTGCTGGCCCGGTTATCGCTGCCGCACGGTATTGCTCCCGCCGAGCACGCACCGGATGCCGGCGCGCAGCCACCGACCGCCGCGCAGCCACCCCAGCACCGGCCCCCGCACCAGGAGAGCGGCGACATGCTGGGAATCCTGCTGGCCGCCACGGTTCCGATGATGCTGATCATCGTCGTCGGAACCCTCATCATGTCGCGGCGGCGATCGCGCGCGACGAGCCTGCACCCCTTTGCCGATGATGAGGTTAAATACCGGCCGCCGGCGCG
The DNA window shown above is from Mycobacterium sp. Aquia_216 and carries:
- a CDS encoding phosphotransferase family protein; translated protein: MANEPVLDNVDRLQRSSRDVTTLPAVMSKWLSTVLPDGASPDVTVESGIDSTGMSSETIILTARWRDGGQSIEQKLVTRVAPSVDDVQVFPTYRLDHQFEVIRKVGELTEVPVPPVRWLEPTGEVLGTPFFVMDYVAGEVPPDVMPYTFGNNWFADAPVERQRELQDATTGVLAKLHSIPNAENTFGFLSEGEGDTALRRHYNWVRGWYDFAVPDIGPSPLLERTFVWLEDNWPTEVAAREPVLLWGDARVGNVLYRDFQPVAVLDWEMVTLGPRELDVAWMIYAHMVFQELTGLAGLPGLPDVMREEDVRATYQRLSGVEVGDLRWFYVYSGVMWACVFMRTGARRVHFGETEKPDDVESLFYHAGLMKRLIGEDQ
- a CDS encoding TetR/AcrR family transcriptional regulator, giving the protein MKADPSGLDKAPGAGRPRDPRIDSAILAATAELLVEIGYSNLTLAAVAERADTTKSALYRRWSSKAELVHEAAFPTAPSALEAPAGDFAADLRMMIEATRDVFTTPVVRAALPGLVADMTADPELNARVMSRFTGLFAAVRSRLGEAVDRGEAHPDVDPDRLIELIGGATMLRMLLRPDEKLDDAWVEQTTAIVVHGVTR
- a CDS encoding DUF4129 domain-containing protein, whose product is MPDKPTGRVVALIVLLIVAAGALHGYLPARDRAAHAESGSGRAALVFVVVLLSAALALLAVAVIARLRDPRAAAPKTGDLSEMLGTGIGRPSWRVLLIGLAVIAAWLLIAMLLARLSLPHGIAPAEHAPDAGAQPPTAAQPPQHRPPHQESGDMLGILLAATVPMMLIIVVGTLIMSRRRSRATSLHPFADDEVKYRPPARRSQSLVRAAELGLAEMADRRREPREAIIACYAAMERELANVPGAAPQDFDTPTEVLARAVELRALHIDNAVRLVNLFEEARFSAHVMNEGHRDVAVEVLRLVLAELRSPV